The Oryza glaberrima chromosome 9, OglaRS2, whole genome shotgun sequence genome includes a window with the following:
- the LOC127784443 gene encoding trihelix transcription factor ENAP1-like yields the protein MDALPDAADAAPLAAAAAPPQKRDEWSESGIVRLLEAYEAKWLLRNRAKLKWSDWVDIAHEVSAHCAMENAAAAAATGKPGSSTAKTPNQCKNKIESMKKRYRAESAAAARAGPAAAGAGPSWRFFARMDGLLKGPAGSGQPQAELSNSIDLRAPPPAKVEVDVDADFVSQLADAGPGALSELVSAYANGSIQEKLDKVENSGQVEGRAAESDVNVSSPRIKEANEDAEEVDKVWDMSKKRKNTEFDIAKSIELLASSFLKIERARMDLYRETERMRVEAEIKKGEMELKRTEIMAKTHLQIAKLFAKRLKECSSKTGGSSSVTAEVDNHAKKGENGSG from the exons ATGGATGCCCTTCctgacgccgccgacgcggcgccgttggcggcggcggcggcgccgccgcagaagCGCGACGAGTGGAGCGAGAGCGGCATTGTGCGGCTGCTGGAGGCGTACGAGGCCAAGTGGCTGCTGCGGAACCGCGCCAAGCTCAAGTGGAGCGACTGGGTCGACATTGCCCACGAGGTGTCCGCCCACTGCGCCATggagaacgccgccgccgccgccgccacggggaAGCCCGGGAGCAGCACGGCCAAGACGCCCAACCAGTGCAAGAACAAGATCGAGTCCATGAAGAAGCGGTACAGGGCGgagtccgccgcggcggcgcgcgccggccccgccgccgccggtgctggCCCGTCGTGGCGGTTCTTCGCCCGCATGGACGGCTTGCTCAAAGGCCCCGCCGGCTCCGGCCAGCCGCAGGCGGAGTTGAGCAACAGCATAGACctgcgagctcctcctcctgcaaAGGTTGAGGTCGATGTCGATGCAGATTTCGTCAGTCAGTTAGCTGATGCAGGGCCGGGTGCACTTTCTGAATTGGTGAGTGCATATGCAAACGGCTCGATTCAAGAGAAATTGGACAAGGTTGAGAACAGTGGGCAGGTTGAGGGGAGAGCTGCAGAGAGTGATGTCAATGTGAGCTCTCCGAGGATCAAGGAGGCGAACGAGGATGCCGAGGAGGTGGACAAGGTATGGGACATGtccaagaagaggaagaacacgGAGTTTGATATCGCGAAGAGCATCGAGTTGCTGGCAAGCTCATTCTTGAAGATTGAGCGCGCAAGAATGGACCTGTACAGGGAAACAGAGAGGATGAGGGTTGAGGCTGAGATTAAGAAGGGTGAGATGGAGCTCAAGAGGACAGAGATTATGGCAAAGACGCACTTGCAGATCGCTAAGCTTTTCGCAAAGAGATTGAAGGAGTGCAGCAGCAAGACTGGTGGTAGCTCATCTGTAACAGCTGAAGTGGACAACCATGCCAAGAAAGGAGAAAATG GTTCAGGGTGA
- the LOC127784676 gene encoding cyclic nucleotide-gated ion channel 17-like, producing MFGSRVQDEVEMQRRTTNRIFPDERQDQFKLPFQAARADRFGVNRIDAKTTEKIKVISEGNIPWHRRILDPGSSMVLMWNRVFLGSCLFALFIDPFFYYLPLVHVLDESTNRSCIAKDRRLSITITVLRTFADLFYMLNIMVKFHTAYVDPKSRVLGKGELVLDLKKIQRRYLRTDFFIDLLATIPLPQVTVWIIMPSIKNSDYNIRNTTFALVIMIQYIFRMYLIVPLSNQIIKAAGVVAKSAWLGAAYNLLYYMLASHITGAIYYLLSIERQITCWNQQCLNESCSFNFISCDNTGSSSYLTWGKNTSIFDNCDPNRNSSANPPPFNYGMFSTALSKGAVSAPFLEKYFFCLWWGLLQLSSSGNPLQTSAYIAENTFAIAIGALSLVLFAQLIGNMQTYLQSISKRLEEWRLRQRDMEEWMRHHQLPDELQDRVRRFVQVKWLATRGVEEESILQALPADIRRDVQRHLCLDLVRRVPFFSEMDYQLLDAICERLVSFLCPERTYISREGDPVNEMLFVIRGKLESSTTNGGRSNFFNSIILRPGDFAGEELLTWALLPKTNVNFPLSTRTVQSLTEVEAFALRAEDLKFVANQFRRLHSKKLQHTFRFYSHHWRTWAACFIQAAWRQHQRRKLAESLSRWESYSWWPEEHPPADKPKQEGTSSSTKTIAESAIAQMHKFASASRRFRADDTTIRRLQKPDEPDFSADHFD from the exons ATGTTTGGGTCCCGAGTCCAGGATGAGGTGGAGATGCAGAGGAGGACTACCAACAG GATCTTTCCTGATGAGAGACAGGACCAGTTTAAGCTACCGTTTCAAGCTGCACGGGCTGACAGATTTGGGGTAAACAGGATAGATGCAAAGACTACTGAGAAGATTAAAGTGATAAGTGAAGGCAACATACCATGGCACCGCCGCATTCTAGACCCTGGGAGTAGCATGGTGCTAATGTGGAACAGGGTGTTCCTAGGGTCCTGTTTGTTTGCTCTTTTCATTGATCCTTTCTTCTACTACCTGCCGCTAGTTCATGTACTAGATGAAAGTACCAACCGTTCATGCATTGCCAAGGACCGGCGATTGAGCATAACTATCACTGTTCTTAGGACATTTGCGGACTTGTTTTACATGCTGAACATCATGGTCAAGTTCCATACTGCATATGTAGATCCAAAGTCCAGAGTACTTGGGAAGGGAGAGCTTGTCTTGGACTTAAAGAAGATTCAACGGAGATATCTCAGAACAGATTTCTTTATTGACCTACTTGCAACGATCCCTCTTCCTCAG GTTACCGTGTGGATTATTATGCCTTCAATAAAAAACTCAGATTACAACATCCGGAACACCACATTTGCTCTGGTTATTATGATTCAGTATATATTCAGAATGTATCTCATTGTACCATTAAGCAATCAAATTATCAAAGCAGCTGGAGTAGTTGCCAAGTCAGCCTGGCTAGGAGCAGCATACAATCTTCTGTACTACATGCTTGCAAGTCAT ATTACTGGAGCAATATACTATCTTCTCTCCATTGAACGGCAAATTACATGTTGGAATCAGCAGTGCCTAAATGAGTCTTGTAGTTTTAACTTCATAAGCTGTGACAATACTGGTTCTAGCAGTTATCTTACTTGGGGAAAGAACACAAGTATATTTGACAATTGTGATCCCAATCGTAATTCAAGTGCTAACCCTCCACCATTTAATTATGGAATGTTTTCAACCGCACTGAGTAAAGGTGCTGTTTCTGCTCCATTTCTTGAGAAGTACTTCTTTTGTCTGTGGTGGGGCTTGCTGCAGCTTAg TTCTAGTGGAAATCCTCTTCAGACAAGTGCATACATCGCAGAGAACACATTTGCCATAGCAATTGGTGCTCTTAGTCTCGTACTCTTTGCTCAGCTGATTGGCAATATGCAG ACATACTTGCAGTCCATCAGTAAAAGGCTTGAAGAGTGGAGGCTGCGGCAAAGAGATATGGAGGAGTGGATGAGACATCATCAGCTCCCTGATGAACTTCAAGATCGTGTCCGGCGATTCGTTCAGGTTAAATGGCTTGCAACACGAGGAGTAGAAGAGGAATCCATCTTACAAGCTTTGCCTGCTGATATACGCCGGGATGTACAGCGCCATCTTTGTTTGGACCTTGTTCGACGT GTCCCATTTTTCTCGGAGATGGATTACCAACTTCTAGACGCCATCTGCGAGCGTCTGGTGTCTTTCCTGTGCCCTGAGCGCACATACATTTCTCGTGAGGGTGATCCTGTGAATGAGATGCTCTTCGTCATACGCGGTAAGCTAGAGAGCTCCACAACCAACGGAGGCCGCAGCAACTTCTTCAACTCCATCATCCTGCGCCCTGGTGATTTCGCTGGCGAGGAGCTGCTCACATGGGCTTTACTTCCAAAGACCAATGTCAATTTCCCGCTTTCGACGAGGACAGTGCAGAGCCTTACAGAGGTTGAGGCCTTTGCCCTGAGAGCCGAGGACCTCAAGTTCGTCGCGAACCAGTTCAGAAGACTACACAGCAAGAAGCTCCAGCACACGTTCCGGTTCTACTCCCACCATTGGAGGACATGGGCTGCCTGCTTCATCCAGGCTGCTTGGCGGCAGCACCAGAGGAGAAAGCTGGCAGAGAGCCTGAGCCGGTGGGAATCATACTCATGGTGGCCAGAAGAACATCCACCTGCTGACAAGCCTAAACAGGAGGGCACTTCAAGCAGTACCAAGACTATTGCTGAGAGTGCCATTGCTCAAATGCACAAGTTCGCCTCCGCTTCCAGAAGGTTCCGTGCCGACGATACCACCATCCGGAGGCTGCAGAAGCCTGATGAGCCTGACTTCTCTGCAGATCATTTCGATTGA
- the LOC127785319 gene encoding uncharacterized protein LOC127785319, with the protein MMASMAKGRRLWKTKHLTLRPPCHGGGDGDGDGGHPDWILLDVQAYIADRRNATTATAMLSNGGHQIQVTICVAPPPLVSYICAWSPTTHPAELFDTEPTVEAVDADLLLLRIHVSLNHVHDLVYQASMSPSLTLMPSQDPYLHEPNCIALIPRSSHGFYISTLDTDLCSGIGRYNLCLFDSTNSKWSHESLSLDQLRNPPDKNEVLHITEKVITLKHPHLVAFVDLWRGIIICDILDSKIAASYVPIPKEIINLNRTRGSMITRDIAVVKDRLTMVRMGIFFDPEINGWHWELSTWSRPVGSCLDDEEDEDWREDFMVESCDISVDDNTCKNVELLPKTQDDRPAIAKLHVANPTLSLTDPQVVYLVGNVDITDEKAVLLTLDMANKRLQRISVYDAERFVNGVDVGFTQSTISQYFAPASGDR; encoded by the coding sequence ATGATGGCATCCATGGCGAAGGGCCGCCGCTTGTGGAAAACCAAGCATCTCACACTGCGCCCGCcctgccacggcggcggcgatggcgatggcgatggcggtcaCCCAGACTGGATTCTCCTCGACGTCCAGGCCTAcatcgccgaccgccggaacgccaccaccgccaccgccatgctCAGCAACGGCGGCCACCAAATCCAGGTCACCAtctgcgtcgcgccgccgccgctcgtctcctACATCTGCGCCTGGTCCCCCACCACCCACCCCGCCGAGCTCTTCGACACGGAGCCCACCGTCGAGGCCGTcgacgccgacctcctcctcctccgcatccACGTCTCGCTCAACCATGTCCACGACCTCGTCTACCAGGCATCCATGTCGCCATCGCTGACGCTCATGCCCAGCCAAGATCCTTACCTGCACGAGCCCAACTGCATCGCGCTCATCCCCCGCTCCTCCCATGGCTTCTACATCTCCACGCTCGACACGGATCTCTGCAGTGGGATTGGGCGATACAACCTCTGCCTCTTCGACTCCACCAACTCCAAATGGAGCCATGAATCGCTCTCTCTGGATCAGCTGCGCAATCCGCCTGACAAAAACGAGGTGCTCCATATCACGGAGAAGGTGATCACCCTCAAACATCCACATCTGGTGGCCTTTGTTGATCTCTGGCGGGGCATCATCATCTGTGACATACTTGACAGCAAAATCGCTGCAAGCTATGTGCCGATTCCCAAGGAGATCATCAACCTCAATAGAACCCGTGGCTCAATGATCACCCGCGACATTGCTGTTGTCAAAGATCGCCTCACCATGGTCAGGATGGGCATTTTCTTTGATCCAGAGATCAACGGTTGGCACTGGGAGTTGTCCACATGGAGCAGGCCAGTGGGTTCTTGTttggacgacgaggaggatgaggattGGCGCGAGGACTTCATGGTAGAGTCATGTGACATCTCGGTTGATGACAACACCTGTAAGAACGTTGAGCTCCTGCCGAAGACACAGGATGATCGCCCTGCCATTGCTAAACTCCATGTAGCTAATCCCACTCTCAGCTTGACTGATCCTCAGGTTGTTTATCTCGTGGGCAATGTTGACATAACGGATGAAAAGGCTGTGTTGCTGACTCTTGACATGGCCAACAAGAGGCTTCAGAGGATATCGGTGTATGACGCCGAAAGATTCGTCAATGGCGTCGATGTCGGCTTCACGCAGTCTACCATCTCCCAATATTTCGCCCCTGCTTCAGGTGATCGATAA